Proteins from one Agelaius phoeniceus isolate bAgePho1 chromosome 10, bAgePho1.hap1, whole genome shotgun sequence genomic window:
- the LOC129124608 gene encoding G-protein coupled receptor 55-like, producing the protein MNDTHGKGNISAAVELFQLIVYTPTFILGLLFNIMALSFLFFKVKKLSESTVYMIALIFLDTLLLFTLPFKIISYHLQDNWNLGSVFCSTLESLYFVNMYGSILISLCICVDRYIAICYPFVALTLRSIKKAAMVCALICLGTSVGTLSTFQLHGKGHNISSCFHNFSKSTWENAGLLSTLEIIFFGSMAAMTFCTAQTVRCLRRHRKPDNPQTHSTRAERIVVTNLAAFLVCFTPYHVAYLLYFLVKNNVIHISFQQVLRDTVQVTLCWANLNCCLDGVCYYFVLKESLEDPWQNSEKRAVQKP; encoded by the coding sequence ATGAATGACACCCATGGCAAGGGCAATatcagtgctgctgtggaactgTTCCAGCTCATCGTGTACACCCCCACTTTTATCCTGGGATTGCTGTTCAACATAATGGCTCTGTCATTCCTGTTTTTTAAGGTTAAAAAGCTGTCAGAATCTACAGTCTACATGATAGCCCTTATATTCCTGGATACTTTGCTGTTGTTTACCCTTCCTTTCAAAATCATTTCCTACCACCTTCAGGACAACTGGAACTTGGGGTCTGTGTTTTGCTCCACCTTGGAGAGCCTGTACTTTGTGAACATGTATGGCAGCATCCTCATCTCCCTGTGCATCTGCGTGGATCGCTACATCGCTATCTGCTACCCCTTCGTGGCCCTCACCCTCAGGTCCATCAAGAAAGCTGCCATGGTCTGTGCTCTCATCTGCCTGGGCACCTCTGTGGGGACACTCTCTACTTTCCAACTGCATGGAAAGGGCCACAACATCTCGTCCTGCTTCCACAACTTCTCCAAGAGCACGTGGGAGAACgcagggctgctcagcaccCTGGAGATCATCTTCTTCGGCAGCATGGCAGCCATGACTTTCTGCACGGCCCAAACCGTccggtgcctgaggaggcacCGAAAGCCAGACAACCCCCAGACACACAGCACCAGAGCAGAGAGGATCGTGGTGACAAACCTGGCTGCCTTTCTGGTGTGTTTCACACCTTACCACGTGGCATACTTGTTGTACTTTTTGGTGAAGAACAACGTCATCCACATCAGTTTTCAACAAGTGCTACGAGACACTGTTCAGGTCACCCTTTGCTGGGCAAACCTGAACTGCTGTCTCGATGGGGTGtgttattattttgttttaaaggagTCCTTGGAAGACCCATGgcaaaacagtgaaaaaagagCTGTGCAAAAGCCTTGA